The Diospyros lotus cultivar Yz01 chromosome 15, ASM1463336v1, whole genome shotgun sequence genome has a window encoding:
- the LOC127792133 gene encoding uncharacterized protein LOC127792133, which yields MQSETSFTAAAPPVFDGENYQMWAVRMEAYLEANDLWETVEEDYEVPPLPENPTMAQIRNHKEKKQKKSKGKACLFTAVSSTIFTRIMTLKSAKAIWDFLKKEYEGNEKIKGIQMLNLIREFEMQRMKDSETVKEYSDKLLCIANKVRILGGEFLDSRIVQKILVTLPERFESTISSLENSKDLSSISLAELLNALQVQEQRRLMRQEGTIEGALQAKLQIKGKKKQGKKGSADQPCNSIWGSRQIKLSSMPALWKKRSFSF from the coding sequence ATGCAATCTGAGACATCCTTTACAGCTGCGGCACCTCCTGTGTTCGACGGAGAAAACTATCAAATGTGGGCAGTGAGGATGGAAGCCTACTTGGAAGCCAATGATCTTTGGGAAACAGTGGAAGAGGACTACGAAGTTCCACCTTTACCAGAGAATCCAACAATGGCACAGATCAGAAATCACAaagagaagaagcagaagaaatcCAAGGGAAAAGCTTGCCTTTTTACAGCAGTTTCATCAACTATCTTTACCAGGATTATGACTCTCAAGTCAGCAAAGGCAATTTGGGATTTTCTCAAGAAAGAGTATGAGGGAAATGAGAAGATCAAAGGGATCCAAATGCTGAACCTAATCAGAGAGTTTGAGATGCAAAGAATGAAAGACTCAGAAACTGTGAAAGAGTATTCTGATAAGCTTCTTTGCATAGCAAATAAGGTAAGGATACTTGGTGGTGAGTTTCTTGACTCTAGAATAGTCCAGAAGATTCTGGTTACTCTTCCAGAACGTTTTGAATCAACAATTTCTTCTTTGGAGAACTCAAAGGATTTGTCCAGCATCTCTTTGGCAGAATTGTTGAATGCTCTTCAGGTACAAGAGCAGAGAAGACTTATGAGGCAAGAAGGAACCATTGAAGGGGCTTTACAGGCCAAACTGCAGATCAAGGGCAAGAAGAAGCAGGGGAAGAAAGGAAGTGCTGATCAGCCTTGCAATTCAATCTGGGGGAGCAGACAAATCAAATTATCCTCCATGCCAGCATTGTGGAAAAAAAGGTCATTCTCCTTTTAA